ctttcatttccctctctcGGCTCTGGATGATCCTCTTGATATCATTGATTCGAGGCCCAAAGTTGGCTAGCTCACTTTCCAGCTTGGACTTTTCCTGTAAGAAATGGAATTGAGAAGACAAAAGAGACCAGGATCCTTAGAAAAAAAGAGCCACCCTGTGTGTACCAGTCCCATGGACAAAAAGGGCTAACTCTCCACACACTGAGAACCTGACTTAGCACCACTCCACTCAAGGCTGCATCATCTCTCACTTGAACCATCATATGGCTTCCTTCCCTGGCCTCCAGTCTGTCAGGTTCAATCCAAAAGGCTGGGCACACAATAAACATTGTTATTTACAGGTCtacactttcctcatctgtaacccCTGGGGCCAGGTGTGTCCTGGAATTTAGACTTTTTGATTTTAGAAAAATGACATACATACTACATATTATACAACACCTCCAGAGTGGTCTGGGGAAGCACCCATAATCAAACACATTAATATAGCTAGAAAAGTACCTCCACTCCCAGGGACTGAAATATCTGTAGCTCACTTTCAAAACTCAGAAGAAactcaaatatttgctgaatgaattaattaGGTTAATAGcacctaacatttattgaacattcacTTGGTACAAGCAATCAGTCTAAATACttcacatgtattaactcattcaatCTGTGCAAGGACCCTATCTATACTTCTACAGATTATTTACAGATTAAGATGAAAAAATGGACACTGAGAggtttacaaaaacaaacaaacagaatgtTCTTTGAGTATCTGTAATACATGCATTTGAAAAAGACAtttctggaatatatttttcaaaaaactctTACAAACCAATATAAAAATGATCAAAGGATTTGAACATTGAGAGGTTTAGTAACTTGCCTAATATCATAGAGCCAAGTCCTAAACCCCTGACTGTCTAACTCTATGCCATCTATTCCTGGTTTCCAGGAACAgactgggaggggagagggaagagggacaACTTCCCCACCCCTAGAACTGAGCATAGAGCAGGAATATGAGGATGGCCACTGGTGAACAGGGCTGAAAGTCAGGTCCCACCTGCAGATTAAGGGCCAGATGCCGTGTCTTGGTCTGTTCTAGGTCACTCTGCGAGTACTTGAGCCGCATCTGCAGTCCGTGGGCCTGAGACTGCACCTGACGTAGTTCTGCCTCTTTTCGCTTTGCCTTCATCTGCTCCTGAAGTGGACAAGCGGGAAAGGCTAGGTGGTAAGAAGGTGGCCGGCTGGCCTGGGCTTAGGACTCCCATTCCTAGGGACAGCCCTGCCTGTGGCTTACCTTCAGCTCTTCTGTCAACcgctcctttttctctttcaactTGTCTACTGCTTTCTCATCCCAGCGTCGGGCCTTGGCCTTCAGGTCACTGGCCCCGCCAGAGATCACCCCTGACTTCTGGAACAGGGTCCCATCCAGTGCCACTGTCTAAATACAGCAGGGaaaagagaggaggggagagaagctGAACAAAGGAATCGCCAATACTAAGCCTATCCAGTTACAATGTGGCAAGGGAATCCATACCTTGTGGCGCTGGTGGCCTCCAAAGGCAATGCGGCGGGCATCCTCCACATTGTCACAGACAAGGGCATTGCCACAAGCATACTGCAGGGCCTTTTTGATGTGAGGTGGCTCATAGCGAATCACATCAATCACCAGCTTTGCCCCCTTCAGCTCCCGGAGTTTCTCATCTGTAGGTTTTACCTGTGAGAAAAAGCTTAGTTAAGTGGCTGAACATGGAGGGCTAGGAGGAGCAGCCCTCTCACACTGCCCTGACCCCATCACCACCAGCCTCACCTCCAGGTAATCAAGAGGCAAGAAGGTCTCAGGCTCCCCACGCTGCTCCTTGATATACTGAATGCAGTCCCGGCCTGTCTTCTCTGAGTCCACAATAATAGCATCCATGTTCTTGCCCAAAACCTTGGTTACTGCAATCTGATACTTCTTTTGTGTGGGCTGGCAGAGGTCAATGAGGCGGCCGTACTAAGGAAAGTCAGAAGAGTGAATGAAGCATGAAGTTTTTGAGAGCTGGCTCAGGAACCCTAACTCCCAGCTTAGAAGGGGGATAGCAGGTCAGAATCTCTATCAGGAGCACAGCTCCCAAACTATGGGAAAAAGGCctactctggacttccctggtggctcagatggtaaagcgtctgtctacaaagagggagacccaggtttgatccctgggttgggaagatcccctggagaaggaaatggcaatccactccaggactattgcctggaaaatcccatggacagaggagcctggtaggctacagtccatggggtcgcaaagagtcagacatgactgagtgacttcacttcactggccCCAAAGCAACAACAACTTCAGGCAGTCATGTCTGAATCCAGAATCATCTTTCTAAACCTCACTTTTACCATTTCACAGACCACTGGCACCACAGGCATTATGCAACTTAATTTGGTTCCACAAATAAAGAGTACAATAAATGCAACACGCTTGAATCAtcccacattacatttattgtgcattttatttctattattattacatcagctccacctcagatcatcaggcattagatcctggaggttggggacccttgaTCTACGGAAATGATCAAGAAATATTTGTAGAACCCAATTAAGttgaacccagggatggaattacAGCAATAGAGGGATAATATTCAGGGAATCTGGAAACTCAGGATTTCATTCAAGAGGCCAAAAGAACCTAGTAAATGAGCTGACTGTTATATGCTTAAGGAGCTCACACTAAAGCCTGCACAGAGCTATTGATACATCCTGGGAACTAATTCCTGCCCTGTAGCCCCTTCCCTTTCCCAAaggcctcttcactttctccacaTCCCATAAAGGAGTGGACACAAGCAAGACAAAACTTTCAGAAAGATACAACTGGTGCAATGAAAAGAACACAAGGTTAAGAGTAAGAACAAGTTGGGTTTGAATTGCAGTTCTTATACATATAAGCTATGCTGTTTTGAGCAAGTCATTCAACCTCTCTGACCCTGTTTTCCCCAGGTGTAAAAACGGAATTAGCAATCTGTCCTCATGGGGCTGCTGGGAAAATTATCTGACAGTGAGTATGAAAGACAGTGGTCAGGCAATGAATTCCCTTTCCACTCTTACCACAGAACCAGGGTACAGGCGCTTGATGCTTTCCATAATTTCTGCCTTTCGCTGTTGGCGGCTGCTCTCTTGGCGGTCGATGCGGGCATCCCCCAGCTGCTCCATTACCTGGTTCAGCTCCTTATTAATCTCATCAATACGCCGCTTGGCCATCTCCACCTCCTCTGTCAGCTCCCCCTCTAGTTTCTTCTGCTCCTCTAGAGACTGCCTACAAAGTGAGGAAATACTGGGGTTACCCTGGCTGGCCAGAAAATATTCCTGGCCGAGAGGGATGATGAGGGTCCTtcctggggaggggcaggacaGGTAAGGTTCACAAGAACAGGCCTGGAGGTAAGAGGGAATGTTACAAAGCCACATACTTGCTGGTTGTGATGTATTCCTCTAGTTTCTCAATCCGTTTCTGATTCTCTTCAATCTCCCGCAGCTTTTGCTTGATCTTGGCCTGGGAGAGAGACAAAAACACTACATCACCATAGGCTGAGCAAGTTAAGGCCAAGACCATAGAGTCCTGGCTCATCCCCCATATGCCTAATCATTCTAACAGCCTAACAATCACAGACAATCTGTCACTAGTATAAGAGGCCTATTAAAAATCGGATATATAAACAGTGTTCAGTGTGCCTCTGCTAACTGATGGGGCCACCATGGGCCCTATGAGACCCTCTCACAGGTGTTCTACCCAGCCTGGAACATCTTCCTCACCAAGCAGGCAGGCTCAAACCAAGACAAAGTAAAGCTTTCTGGGCCTTTCTGCACTTCTGctttataatctataaaatgcAGGTAACTTCCACTTCATAGAATACACATTAAGTGCTTAACATGTATTAGCTACtaattctatgtgtgtgtgcactcaattgctcagtcatgtcctactctttgtggccccatagactctagtgtaccaggctcctgtccatggaatttgccaggcaagaatactggaatgcgttgccatttcctactccagaggatctttccgacccagggattgaacgcttatctcctgaactggcaggtggattctttactactagcatacctgggaagcccctagctaTTAATTAATGCCTAATACcttcttttaaacatttaaaactgcTTAGCACAacgcccggagaaggcaatggcaacccactccagcactcttgcctggaaaatcccatggatggaggagcctggtgggctgcagtccatggggtcgctaagagttggacacgactgagtgacttcactttcacttttcactttcatgcattggagaaggaaatggcaacccacttcagtattcttgcctggagaatcccagggacggtggagccttgtgggctgccgtctatggggtcgcacagagtcggacatgactgaagtaacttagcagcagcagcagcaccacaatGCCTGGAACATTGTAGGCTCTTGGAATATTATAATAACTTTCCACCATTCctattattttactattattgttattaggAAGGCGGTAACTGAAATATACTTGAAAGTGTGGGcttccgggacttccctggtggtccagtggctaggactctatccttctactgcagggggtgcagattcaacccctggtcagagaactaagattccacatgccacaaggtgcagccaaaaaaaaaaaccaaaaaagtgTGGGCTACACTGCCCAGGTTCATATCCCAGTTCCGCCAGTTAATAACCTTaggcagggacctccctggtagtcccatggttaagaattcacctgccaatgcaggggacaaaggttcaatccctggtccagaagatcccacatgctgcagagcaactaagcctatgttccacaactactgagccagctttctggagcccaagagccacagTTATTGAAGCCCgtgggccctagagcctgtgcaccacaaaaagagaagccactgcaatgagaagcctgagcactgcaactagagaaagcctgcaagcaGCAACTAAAAACCAggacagccaaaaacaaaacagacaaataaataaatattttaaaagatgactgcATATATGTAAaaacagtgcctagcacacagtaagAGCTtgccttttgttgtttagtcgctgtgtccaactcttttgagatcccatggactgtagcccgccaggctcctctgtccatggaatttcccaggcaagaatactagaatgggttgccatttccttctccaggagaatgttcccagggaccaaacctgtgtctcctgcattggcaggcagattctttaccactgagccaccagggaagccccatgctagATGTTAACTATGGTCATTACTGTTAAGACTATTGTTACTTCCTTTTCTCTGGACCATCACCCCTAATCTTGTAAGGCATGCCCACCTCTGTCTCTACTTTCTTCCGTTCTTCCAGATCCAGCCGGTCCTGGTCGGCCTTCTGGTCTCGATTAAACTTCTCCAGCTCCTGGGCCAGGGTAGCTGCTCTCTTGCTGGCTTCTTCTTTCAACCGGTGATATTTCTTCACCTGTGTCAGGGACAGGGGTGACCAAATCAGTCCTGTCAGCCTCGCAATCTATTTGCCCATCCCCGCACCCCTCAGAGCTTACCTGATTCTCCTCCAAGGTCAAATCTCTGCCCTGACTCTGACTTTCCTCTTCCATCCGTTCCTCAAACTCCTGCCGAGCTTTCTCCACTGACAGCATCTCCTTTTCCAGCTCATCCATGTCACCTTTACGCTTCTTATAATGCTTCTGAGCATTCTGTAGCGACTTTTTGGCTGCTTCCAGCTTCTTGATTTTGTGGGAAGTATTTTCCTTGGCCTTGATGTACTGAGGCCGCTTCTGGTTCAGCTCTGAGTCCTTCTCCCTTTCACCAGAGAGGAGGGGGAACCAATTAGCTCAGTGGGAGAAGGGAGGGTTCCAAGGCTTTTTAATCCAAAGGGGGATTAGGCGCTTCCCTTCCAAGCCTCAGGGAAGTGCCTAAAAGAACAGGGCTGATGCCCCACAGATCCTGTGATGGCTTCAGCCTGGCATTCCAGCCACTCTAGAAGGTAAAGCTACCACCCCTGCCTCAACCTTAGCCAGGCCAGACCTCTCAGTAACAACTCCCAAGAGTACCCTGTGTTCACATAACTGTTCCCCATCTGATCTAACCTTTTCAAATTTCTGTTCTTTGACCTTGAAGCTCCAGTTTTCCTCTTCTACGAAGGGACTATCAGTCACGAGTGGCTTCCCATCACTTCTTTTTGGCAAACCCACCACCCTTTTCAAGTTCTCCTTTTCCAAGTACCTATCTACATGGAGTCTGAGTACTTAAATACTATCTGTCTAACATGCAAGTCAAGAAATGTGCCTGATTCTAGCCAAAGCCAAGTCAAGGGGAGGATGCTTTCCACAAGTTGCAGGCTCAGTCCTGCCACTTACTTGATCTCCTTCTCAATCTGCTGTTGTTCCCGCATCATTTTGCCCAGctccttcttcttctccttcagCTCATCCTCTACCTTGTCCATCCGCTTCTTGTCCTTCTCTATTTCCTTGTTCTTAGAGGCCAGTTCTTTGTTGAGCTTCTCGATTTCCACTTCGTTATGATAAAGTTTGAAAAGCTGCAACTGTACCTGAGCTCGCACCACCTCATCCTTCAGGCGCTGGTAGCGGTCAGCCTGTGCAAATAGAGGTGTGGAGACAGGGGTGCATCAGTGAGGCACTGGCTTCATCCTGGCCTCTCAGATCCCAGAGGCAACCTGGCCACCtacctcttctttttcttgtttggcCTCCTTCCGTTCAGCTGCAATGTTTTTTTTGCGATGGTAATTAAACTGTGTGTCCTCTTCAGcttttaccatttccttttttcgCTTGTCATATTCCTGGGCCAGCTCCCCAGAGCGACTGATCTCTTCAAAAAGAGCTGTCCTCTCTTTGGGGTTCTTCATGGCAATAGATTCCACAGCACCCTAGTAAAGGTCAAAACACTCTCCCCACTTAGACCCTACACAGTTCAGTTCCCCTACCCACTCCATCATTCAGAAAACGTTCACTGATCCCTTCCCCCCACTGGGTGCCACATTTCACCACTGAGCTTTGAGGACATCCCCTGCCTTTTAATGTACATGGGGAACAGAAGAAATAGAAGCAGAGATAACACCATGTATTATGTGCAGTGACAGCAGGAGTAcataaaaagaactaaatgaagcTTGAGGGTAGATGACTGGTAGGAGTATCTATGTGAGAAGGTTTCCCAAAGGTGACAACTGTGTCTGGAAGATGgggaaaaaactaaacaaaaaagttAAGAGAGATGAGGTTATTCCACATAGAGGAAAATTAGTATTGCAAAGTCTGCAGGCCAAAGAAAGCAGGCAAATGTGGGGAACTGTAAAAAGTTTAATTAGGCTGGAGTGCAGGGCTAGAAGAGTATTGGCAGATGAGGGCAGTGAGATGAGCAAGAGCCAAAGCAGGGCTGTCTCATGAATGACAGGAGTTGAATTTCATGCTAAAGCAatggttctcaaattttagtgTAAATCATAATAACCTGCAGCTCTTGGAAAAACACACACTGTTGGGCCTCACCCCACTGTCTCTGCCCCTATCGGTCTGGGGTAAGGCCTGAGAATGTGCAATTCTAACATGTCCCCAGTTGATGCCAATCTGGAGACTACAATTTGAGAACTGCCATCAGAAGGCAATGAGAAATCACTGAAATGTTTTAAGAGGAAGGAATATTTGTGCTCTCATAAGATGAATTTTAGGGGATGAACAGGAGAGGGTCAGACTGGAGTTAGGAAGCCCAGTGAGGAAGCTGCTACATTAGTTCAGAGAGATGAGGAAGCCAGAGATACAGCAAGTCCAGTGGGGATAGGAAAAAAAGTACATAGCCAACAACTGTTTAAAGTGCCCACttgaagagaagccaccacaatgagaagcctacacaccacacaggcacacacacacagtaggtcTCACTTGCCCAATAAGAGAAAAGCCCaaacagcaacaaacacccaacacagtaaaaaaaaaaaagaaaaaaaaagcccaccTGGAAGACGAGGAAGTTACGAGCTTTGATAAGTATGCCCAACTTTTCTAATTCCTCACTGTACTCATGTAGCTGGACCACTTTGTTGTTGATCTTGTACTCAGAGGAACCTCCTACAAGACAATGCATGAGTTAGCCAAGGGTCAGGCCTCCCTCTTACCCCAACAAACTAGTCTAGCCACCCCTGTGGATCCAAGGAGAACCTTCTGGCCAGCCTCACCCACCAACAATGACACGGGCAAACGTGCGGTCCTCAGCACCCTCTTCAGAGTAGACCATGCTGACAAAGGCTCGGTTGGCTGCTGGTTTGCCCACAGGAGCTCCGTGGATCAGGTCCCTTAGGGTCTTTACCCGCAGGTTGCTGGTTTTCTCACCCAACACAAAGCTGATGGCATCCATGAGATTTGACTTACCTAAAGGAGGACATGACAAAGTAGAGGAGGGGAAATaatgggaggggaaaaaaggaataaaagaaacacTGAGAACAGAAATGTCCTCTAATCACTCAGTGCTTAGACTGTCAGGAGGACAAAATACTGTTTTGCCCCTGTAAAGACTGGGCCTGACCAAAGCCCTGGATCAAAGGCTTAGAAAAATAGCTCCTTTGAAGTTACTACTCACAAGAGCCAAAAACTAGAGCCCCATTTAAGGAAATGATATATTCACAAAATACATCAttctacaactttttttttttttggccttactgcaaggcatgtaggatttaagttccccaaccaggaactgaacccacattccctgcattgggaactgcagggtcctaaccactggactgccagggaagtcctctacaACCTTTGATGACATAGGAAGATACCCACAAACAGGAAAAACAAGCATGATACAAAACTCAACATAGTTCAATCTCAAccaagtttaaaaagaaacaacaaaaacacaggggatgagggaaggaggaaaatgcAGAGCTGTTGTTTGACAAGTATAGtct
This Budorcas taxicolor isolate Tak-1 chromosome X, Takin1.1, whole genome shotgun sequence DNA region includes the following protein-coding sequences:
- the SMC1A gene encoding structural maintenance of chromosomes protein 1A isoform X3; translation: MGFLKLIEIENFKSYKGRQIIGPFQRFTAIIGPNGSGKSNLMDAISFVLGEKTSNLRVKTLRDLIHGAPVGKPAANRAFVSMVYSEEGAEDRTFARVIVGGSSEYKINNKVVQLHEYSEELEKLGILIKARNFLVFQGAVESIAMKNPKERTALFEEISRSGELAQEYDKRKKEMVKAEEDTQFNYHRKKNIAAERKEAKQEKEEADRYQRLKDEVVRAQVQLQLFKLYHNEVEIEKLNKELASKNKEIEKDKKRMDKVEDELKEKKKELGKMMREQQQIEKEIKEKDSELNQKRPQYIKAKENTSHKIKKLEAAKKSLQNAQKHYKKRKGDMDELEKEMLSVEKARQEFEERMEEESQSQGRDLTLEENQVKKYHRLKEEASKRAATLAQELEKFNRDQKADQDRLDLEERKKVETEAKIKQKLREIEENQKRIEKLEEYITTSKQSLEEQKKLEGELTEEVEMAKRRIDEINKELNQVMEQLGDARIDRQESSRQQRKAEIMESIKRLYPGSVYGRLIDLCQPTQKKYQIAVTKVLGKNMDAIIVDSEKTGRDCIQYIKEQRGEPETFLPLDYLEVKPTDEKLRELKGAKLVIDVIRYEPPHIKKALQYACGNALVCDNVEDARRIAFGGHQRHKTVALDGTLFQKSGVISGGASDLKAKARRWDEKAVDKLKEKKERLTEELKEQMKAKRKEAELRQVQSQAHGLQMRLKYSQSDLEQTKTRHLALNLQEKSKLESELANFGPRINDIKRIIQSREREMKDLKEKMNQVEDEVFEEFCREIGVRNIREFEEEKVKRQNEIAKKRLEFENQKTRLGIQLDFEKNQLKEDQDKVHMWEQTVKKDENEIEKLKKEEQRHMKIIDETMAQLQDLKNQHLAKKSEVNDKNHEMEEIRKKLGGANKEMTHLQKEVTAIETKLEQKRSDRHNLLQACKMQDIKLPLSKGTMDDISQEEGSSQGEDSVSGSQRTSNIYAREALIEIDYGDLCEDLKDAQAEEEIKQEMNTLQQKLNEQQSVLQRIAAPNMKAMEKLESVRDKFQETSDEFEAARKRAKKAKQAFEQIKKERFDRFNACFESVATNIDEIYKALSRNSSAQAFLGPENPEEPYLDGINYNCVAPGKRFRPMDNLSGGEKTVAALALLFAIHSYKPAPFFVLDEIDAALDNTNIGKVANYIKEQSTCNFQAIVISLKEEFYTKAESLIGVYPEQGDCVISKVLTFDLTKYPDANPNPNEQ
- the SMC1A gene encoding structural maintenance of chromosomes protein 1A isoform X1, with the protein product MGFLKLIEIENFKSYKGRQIIGPFQRFTAIIGPNGSGKSNLMDAISFVLGEKTSNLRVKTLRDLIHGAPVGKPAANRAFVSMVYSEEGAEDRTFARVIVGGSSEYKINNKVVQLHEYSEELEKLGILIKARNFLVFQGAVESIAMKNPKERTALFEEISRSGELAQEYDKRKKEMVKAEEDTQFNYHRKKNIAAERKEAKQEKEEADRYQRLKDEVVRAQVQLQLFKLYHNEVEIEKLNKELASKNKEIEKDKKRMDKVEDELKEKKKELGKMMREQQQIEKEIKEKDSELNQKRPQYIKAKENTSHKIKKLEAAKKSLQNAQKHYKKRKGDMDELEKEMLSVEKARQEFEERMEEESQSQGRDLTLEENQVKKYHRLKEEASKRAATLAQELEKFNRDQKADQDRLDLEERKKVETEAKIKQKLREIEENQKRIEKLEEYITTSKQSLEEQKKLEGELTEEVEMAKRRIDEINKELNQVMEQLGDARIDRQESSRQQRKAEIMESIKRLYPGSVYGRLIDLCQPTQKKYQIAVTKVLGKNMDAIIVDSEKTGRDCIQYIKEQRGEPETFLPLDYLEVKPTDEKLRELKGAKLVIDVIRYEPPHIKKALQYACGNALVCDNVEDARRIAFGGHQRHKTVALDGTLFQKSGVISGGASDLKAKARRWDEKAVDKLKEKKERLTEELKEQMKAKRKEAELRQVQSQAHGLQMRLKYSQSDLEQTKTRHLALNLQEKSKLESELANFGPRINDIKRIIQSREREMKDLKEKMNQVEDEVFEEFCREIGVRNIREFEEEKVKRQNEIAKKRLEFENQKTRLGIQLDFEKNQLKEDQDKVHMWEQTVKKDENEIEKLKKEEQRHMKIIDETMAQLQDLKNQHLAKKSEVNDKNHEMEEIRKKLGGANKEMTHLQKEVTAIETKLEQKRSDRHNLLQACKMQDIKLPLSKGTMDDISQEEGSSQGEDSVSGSQRTSNIYAREALIEIDYGDLCEDLKDAQAEEEIKQEMNTLQQKLNEQQSVLQRIAAPNMKAMEKLESVRDKFQETSDEFEAARKRAKKAKQAFEQIKKERFDRFNACFESVATNIDEIYKALSRNSSAQAFLGPENPEEPYLDGINYNCVAPGKRFRPMDNLSGGEKTVAALALLFAIHSYKPAPFFVLDEIDAALDNTNIGKVANYIKEQSTCNFQAIVISLKEEFYTKAESLIGVYPETFGISFADGPAPDGHSLHHCVFILFFKFLYYYFSKVSGGNGDKHVIPSSWSPPSSCSNLDWLLCRPAAQLSSWDVPSLLFWVGPNLSWTLYLPLC
- the SMC1A gene encoding structural maintenance of chromosomes protein 1A isoform X2: MGFLKLIEIENFKSYKGRQIIGPFQRFTAIIGPNGSGGSSEYKINNKVVQLHEYSEELEKLGILIKARNFLVFQGAVESIAMKNPKERTALFEEISRSGELAQEYDKRKKEMVKAEEDTQFNYHRKKNIAAERKEAKQEKEEADRYQRLKDEVVRAQVQLQLFKLYHNEVEIEKLNKELASKNKEIEKDKKRMDKVEDELKEKKKELGKMMREQQQIEKEIKEKDSELNQKRPQYIKAKENTSHKIKKLEAAKKSLQNAQKHYKKRKGDMDELEKEMLSVEKARQEFEERMEEESQSQGRDLTLEENQVKKYHRLKEEASKRAATLAQELEKFNRDQKADQDRLDLEERKKVETEAKIKQKLREIEENQKRIEKLEEYITTSKQSLEEQKKLEGELTEEVEMAKRRIDEINKELNQVMEQLGDARIDRQESSRQQRKAEIMESIKRLYPGSVYGRLIDLCQPTQKKYQIAVTKVLGKNMDAIIVDSEKTGRDCIQYIKEQRGEPETFLPLDYLEVKPTDEKLRELKGAKLVIDVIRYEPPHIKKALQYACGNALVCDNVEDARRIAFGGHQRHKTVALDGTLFQKSGVISGGASDLKAKARRWDEKAVDKLKEKKERLTEELKEQMKAKRKEAELRQVQSQAHGLQMRLKYSQSDLEQTKTRHLALNLQEKSKLESELANFGPRINDIKRIIQSREREMKDLKEKMNQVEDEVFEEFCREIGVRNIREFEEEKVKRQNEIAKKRLEFENQKTRLGIQLDFEKNQLKEDQDKVHMWEQTVKKDENEIEKLKKEEQRHMKIIDETMAQLQDLKNQHLAKKSEVNDKNHEMEEIRKKLGGANKEMTHLQKEVTAIETKLEQKRSDRHNLLQACKMQDIKLPLSKGTMDDISQEEGSSQGEDSVSGSQRTSNIYAREALIEIDYGDLCEDLKDAQAEEEIKQEMNTLQQKLNEQQSVLQRIAAPNMKAMEKLESVRDKFQETSDEFEAARKRAKKAKQAFEQIKKERFDRFNACFESVATNIDEIYKALSRNSSAQAFLGPENPEEPYLDGINYNCVAPGKRFRPMDNLSGGEKTVAALALLFAIHSYKPAPFFVLDEIDAALDNTNIGKVANYIKEQSTCNFQAIVISLKEEFYTKAESLIGVYPETFGISFADGPAPDGHSLHHCVFILFFKFLYYYFSKVSGGNGDKHVIPSSWSPPSSCSNLDWLLCRPAAQLSSWDVPSLLFWVGPNLSWTLYLPLC